From a region of the Calonectris borealis chromosome 2, bCalBor7.hap1.2, whole genome shotgun sequence genome:
- the ENKUR gene encoding enkurin: MAAQCAQESIYNLLPRLEEKPVKPPRYISTFRPSVKCEVAKNKAQWKTMGPAKVAVPSPKNFLQKHSKEPKLPARKKEQDSKKLPALSVPRRTDHPVMGIQSKKNFINTNAVAAITGLPKKPQPIYVDRRQGDKYLLETSGLVPRYIKKKDYGVTPKYVTQRNEEMKRAQKEYEAGILEHLKKRAMKRLSDEERRSLLQGLKKNWEEVYREFQGLSVEIDTIPKKLYKEKLESQMKQLEHDIEVIEKHKVIYIADE, from the exons GTATATATCCACATTTAGACCATCAGTGAAATGTGAAGTAGCAAAAAATAAAGCTCAGTGGAAAACTATGGGACCAGCAAAAGTTGCAGTGCCATCTCCAAAAAACTTTCTGCAGAAACATTCAAAGGAACCCAAGCTACCAGCAA gaaaaaaagaacaggataGTAAGAAATTGCCTGCATTATCAGTGCCACGGAGAACAGATCACCCAGTTATGGGAATTCAGAGTAAAAAGAAttttataaatacaaatgcaGTTGCTGCTATCACAGGATTGCCTAAAAAGCCTCAACCTATTTATGTTGATAGAAGACAGGGAGATAAATACCTGCTTGAAACTTCAGGACTTGTTccaagatatattaaaaaaaag GATTATGGTGTTACACCAAAATATGTaacacagagaaatgaagaaatgaagagagCTCAGAAAGAATATGAGGCCGGTATCTTGGAGCATCTCAAGAAAAGAGCCATGAAACGGCTATCTGACGAAGAAAGGAGAAGTCTTCTGCAG GGGCTAAAAAAGAACTGGGAGGAAGTGTACCGTGAATTTCAGGGTCTTTCAGTAGAAATAGACACCATACCCAAGAAGCTATATAAAGAAAAGCTGGAATCACAGATGAAACAACTGGAGCATGACATAGAAGTAATTGAGAAGCACAAAGTTATCTACATTGCAGATGAGTAA